A region from the Desulfomarina profundi genome encodes:
- a CDS encoding ferric reductase-like transmembrane domain-containing protein: MAFQQEKKLSTTPDHPRWPSVVFVLILMTLITFGATIPFYYESQSLWYKFGIDKTLLRTGKIIGNTTAIFLLLQLVPTVRLPFLVATLGVKKLLFLHKITGVLLFLFGLTHATLILLPEGLGNLPIGKKYWPEMVGMSLLFVFFLQVFFGLFRQHLGLSYRRWRIPHKLIGYFSLALLWFHVPFVSESFQHTVPLTAFIVITVILVSVIGFIKLRP; encoded by the coding sequence ATGGCTTTTCAACAAGAAAAAAAACTCTCTACCACACCAGATCACCCCAGATGGCCATCCGTGGTTTTTGTCCTGATATTGATGACGCTCATTACCTTTGGTGCAACAATCCCATTTTATTACGAATCCCAGTCTCTCTGGTACAAATTCGGGATTGACAAAACCCTGCTCCGCACTGGCAAGATCATTGGTAACACAACTGCTATCTTTCTTCTTTTACAATTAGTGCCGACTGTCCGTCTGCCATTTTTAGTCGCAACTCTGGGAGTAAAAAAACTCCTGTTTCTCCACAAAATTACCGGTGTTCTCCTCTTTCTTTTCGGTTTAACCCACGCAACACTCATTCTTCTTCCGGAGGGCTTGGGCAATCTGCCCATTGGGAAAAAATACTGGCCTGAAATGGTTGGTATGAGTCTGCTCTTTGTCTTTTTTCTCCAGGTCTTTTTCGGCCTTTTCCGGCAACACCTCGGCCTTTCTTATCGGCGCTGGCGTATTCCTCATAAACTGATCGGCTATTTTTCCCTGGCTCTCCTCTGGTTCCATGTTCCTTTTGTCAGTGAATCATTTCAACATACTGTTCCTCTCACCGCCTTTATTGTCATAACCGTGATTCTTGTTTCAGTCATTGGTTTCATTAAGCTTCGCCCGTAG
- a CDS encoding DsrE family protein has product MEKVIFFAFRGDPLCFIHVLLNSLDLDARGMEGKIILEGEAVKLVPEMTQSGHFLNNLYTKVKKKGLIIGACKACSNKLKVVQPIEDEQIALIGEMSGHPAMSKYIEKGYRILTF; this is encoded by the coding sequence ATGGAAAAAGTTATTTTTTTTGCCTTTCGCGGCGATCCCCTCTGTTTTATACATGTGCTGCTGAACAGCCTGGATCTGGATGCCAGGGGTATGGAGGGTAAAATTATTCTTGAAGGTGAAGCCGTAAAACTCGTTCCGGAAATGACACAGTCGGGTCATTTTCTTAACAATCTCTATACAAAAGTAAAGAAAAAAGGACTGATTATCGGTGCATGTAAAGCCTGCTCCAACAAATTAAAAGTCGTCCAACCAATTGAAGATGAACAGATTGCCCTTATCGGTGAGATGTCCGGCCATCCTGCCATGTCCAAATATATTGAAAAAGGATACAGGATCCTCACTTTTTAG